The Rattus norvegicus strain BN/NHsdMcwi chromosome 20, GRCr8, whole genome shotgun sequence genomic interval TCAAAGTCTGAAGAATACAACTTGGCTTGTGAGGATTCCTAAAGGGACCCAGAAATTGGTGGCCTCACATTCACTCTTATCTGAGCCCCAAGTCCGGCAGGATCCCCATCCCTGCCCCTCTGCTTCCCTCCGGTCTCTCTGCTGATTCACTCCCGCCTCTCTGACTACCAGATCTCAGCCATGGCCTTGGTCCTGCAGCTGCTGCCTCTGTTGCTCTCCAAGGTCCAAGGGAATCCCGAGGGTAGGTCAGCCCTGGGAAAGACTGAGATaaactagggtgtgtgtgtgtgtgtctgtgtgtgtgtgtgtgtgtgtgtgtgtgtgtgtgtgagagagagagagagagagagagagagagagagagagagagagagagagcacctgaTAAGCTAGCCTTAAcaatctccctcccccacctttccTAGTTTCTCTGGAGGGCAACCCTGGGGACCGGGTGAATCTCTCCTGCATAGGGGTCTCCGACCCCACCCGCTGGGCTTGGGCGCCTAGTTTCCCAGCATGCAAAGGCCTGTCCAAAGGGCGCCGCCCGATCCTGTGGGCCTCTTCGAGCGGGACCCCAACTGTGCTCCAGCACTTCTCTGGCCGCCTGCGTTCCCTCGACACTGGTATCAAGCGGCTAGAGCTGCTACTGAGCGCCGGGGATTCTGGTACTTTTTTCTGCAAAGGACGCCAAGAGAACGAGAGCCGCACAGTGATTCAAGTGTTAGGGGACAAGGCAGGTTGCCGGCCTTCGGGATCTACCCACGGTAGGTCAAGGCCCAGATGCTCAGGAGcacttaatttggacacacacccGGGACAAAAAGTGGGATGGAATCTTGTAGATCGGGAAAGTTAGTAGAACCCTATGGTCTGTACCCCTGACCTCTGTATCCCTCCCTGCCTCGCCGTCTCCCCAGGATCCGAGTATTCCAAAGTCTTGATCCCGTTGCTGGGCTTTGGGCTTGTGCTGGGACTGGGAGCCTTGGGCTTGGTCTGGTGGCGGCGCAGGTGAGCACTGGAGGCGGAGCCTGGCTTAAAATCGGGTGTGACCAGTcagggcggggggtggggggaagaggtGGGATAGAACCCTAACCTTTGCAAAGAACAAGAAGTGTTTGGAGACCTGACGTTTGTTAGAAGAAAGCTAGTGGTCAGCCCTTGGGTGCTAGGCTACAGGCTGCAGGAAAGGGCAAACTGAAAGTTCAGAAAGCTCAGAGAGTGGGCGGGACCTGGTTCCCGAGGAGCCTAAGTTGTTTTGCTGGTCGGAGACTGCAGTTTGCACAGTTCTTATTGGCGCCGCCTGCGGCCGAGGAACAAGTAAGACGAGATTGGTGACTCTCCAAGGACTTCCTTACAGACGctcgcccccgcccccgcccccacccccgcccccgcctGGACCACTACCCACAATTGGTGAGATTAACTGCACCCCATTTCTCCTCTCCTACCCGCACAATCCCTAACCCTGAATTCTTGAGTCTGAGTCCTTGCCAGGAGCAGACAGAGTTGGTCATTTTCTCTTCACCCTTCAGCTGTGTTCCTCCCTCCCACATAGCTCCAGTCATAAATGCTGAGCCACAGCGGCCTTTAGAACAGGATTCCAAGATCTCAGGCCACCTGGACCAGGAGCCGGTAAGGGCCTGGGGATGGGAAAGAGGCAGGCCAGCATCCCGGAGGAAAGTGGGCCAAGAAAAAAGCCTAGCTAGGCTGTTGTGGAGCGGCcgtgtaatcctagcactctgaagGTTTACGCAAGAGGATGGGAGCCAGACTTTGCTACATGGTCGCCATTACCCACTGTGGGGAAAAGAAAACAGCTTTGATTCCAAGCCAAGGGATCAGACTGATGAGATCCAGTACTATTTTCCTCCCTCTACCCCCTCCAGAACCTCCACTATGCTGATCTGGACCACTCTGTCCTCAGGAGGCACCGCCGGATGTCTGCTTTGGTTCCTGGCGATGCTTCCACCGTCTATGCGGTTGTAGTCtaaagggaagcccttgttctcCCAACCCTTCCAATCTGGGGCTTCCCTGTATAGCCTCAGCTAGAAGGGGAAGGCACCATGGACAGAGGATCTATCTAGGAGCCTGGCTCCCTGGGATGCGCTCTGCCACTGCTCAGGTTCCAGCCACTTCTGTCCCCTCTATAacatcttttcttcccttccgTTTTCTATCAtaccccacctcctcacccccacTCTGGTTTtcgagactgggtttctctgtggacagccttggctgtcctggaattctgtagaccatagaccaagctggccttgaactcagggacttcacctgcctctgcctctgcctcccaacttctGAGTTTAAAGGCACTACCTGGCCCAGTCAAGTATTTTGAACTTTAGCCATAGACCCACCTCTTTCCTGCCTGACTGCACTCCCTCTGCTCATTGGCCGCAGCTGTTCATCCCCTAAGAGCTTGCCAGCCCTTCCTATGCCCTTCCACAAGATAACATTCACCCCTCTTCAAACCAGGGTTTACTTTGTTGCTATTGTCTTTGTAGACGCCCTGCCGTTCTGCTGATCCCTTTGTTTCTCCTCCTTACTCCTTTTCTAGGAAGCTAGCCATTCAATCCTTAGCCCCCAAAGGACACTCAGTATTCCCTCCAATCCAGATCTCAGACCTAGTACACTCTGCCCAGATGGCTTCAGGCCTTTTGCACAAGGCATGTCAAACCTGACTAAGTAATTTCCTAAGCCACCCCCTGGGTCCTTCTCTGCAATCTCTTGAAGAAGCCAAGTTGCCCAAGCCAGAAACTGGGAGTCAGAGTCCACCACCTCCTTCTCTCCCACACAAGGACTTTTCAGGAACACCCCCATCTTTCCACTCCTTTTAAAGACAAACTCTCTTGTGGTGGAGGCCAGCTTTGAAATCCTGCCCTCCTTACCTCCACCTtcagtgcgggggggggggggtaacagTGATTGTGAGTACGGACCACTGCCTAAGGCCATGTCTGCAGGTCACTgtcctctctgcctgtctctgtgctgAGTGCTGCCACCAGAATATTCTTTCATCGTTGGCTTCATGGGTGACCCACAGATCCTTCGGATCCTCCTGCCCTGCCCTTCTTATTCAAAGCCAGAGGAGATCCTCCCAGTATCAACCGGTGGTTCTCTCCCAAGGCTTCAGCTCTAGGGCTGTGGGTATGGACATTGCGTGCAGGTGCCCCAGTACTCGGTCCCCTCTTAGGCCTATCCATCACTTTCTGTGTACACGTGCCCTCCTAAGAGAATTTCTCCGCAATATTCTCCCTACAACACTCGTTGGCTCTTTGAAATAAATTCcatcttctggatttcttcttcctcttgctcACTTCCTGCCCGGATAATTATTTATCCTCAGGATTTCGTTTGAGTGTAGCCTTTTCTGGGATATCCTCACCCCAAATTCTTGCCTACTCCTGCACAAAATTTGATACTCTAGAAACCCTCTGGTTTTTCCTCATAGAAACAGACTCCTGCAAATCGCCCCATTGCAACACTTTATAAGAAAGTATCAGGAAGTATGAGTTCCTTTTGGATGTCACTGTTAAGCCTTGGTACATGAATGATCGTCCCTTTCTTCTTTATCAAATAAAGGCGGACTTGTAATCCACCAGAGCCTGACTCACCTGACATTTAGGTAAATTCAGAAAGCGAccatccacccacacacataattCCCATTCTACTTTGCCTACTCCCCGCAACAGAAATGGTCTCTTGTCCCTCTGTGTATGTGAGCCCTGTGACGGGGTTGGGGTGTGTCAGGAAGCACATAAAGAGGAGGGTTTTTAGATGGAACAATCCAGCTGCGCGGTGGTGGCCCATGTTTTTAAACCCAGCTCACActagacagagacaggtggatctctgagtttgaggcgagcctggcctacagagtgagttctagggcagccagagctacacagagaaacactgtctttaaaattacaaaacaaaacaaaagttagaGTCCTCCCTAGCACTGATCCCAGCTTCCGATTTCGGCTCCACCCCATCCCTTTGTCCCAGTGAGAAACCAGCCACAGCCCTTATCTAAAAggccaattttattttattggttttgaCAGAGAAGACTCACCCACTGGCTCCTAGTCTTTGTCCCATACTAAGTCCTTCCCTATCCTGGGGCATCTCCCACGACTACCCAGCCTCTATTACCTGATTCTACTCCCTAGACGGCTCTATTCCTAGCTAATTGGAGCCCCAAACCCAGCCCTCAGCAGTGGGGGCGTGTGCTGAGCACCAGGCAGAGGGAGCTGAGGCCAGCTCCAACCTTCTCCAGTTCCGAGCAGGACACAGGTACCAGGGTGACGTCAGAGAGCTTTTGCAGAGCCTGCAGGGAGGACCCCAAGGGTGTTTTGATCCCAGGGCCACGCCCCCTCTAGCCAGTTCCTAGGGGTCTCAGAGCCACGCCCCTTCTAGCCAGGTACTAGGGGTCCCACCCAGGCTTCTGAAGAAGGGCCCACTCCTTTCTCCCACTGGGAAATACAGACTTATTTCTCTGGTTGGTGGAGCGGTTTTCCCTTCCCTCACCTCCTGGCTGTTGGGCAGGTCCCCACCTCCGCGGTGCAGAAGGAAAGGTGTGGTACCAGGCAACCCAGGACGCAGAAAGAGACAGTCACTCGCTGCGTCATCTGGGAGGGTCAGAGAGGCGTAGGGGTGATCAGTCAGTGCTGCCATTgcctggagagaggagagggcgtTAAGGTCTCCACATCCGAGTCTGCCTGACCTACCACAACGTAAGGGCTTGGGGCAAGGGTTACTTTTGTGAGATAAGGACAGCAAGTATATAACATCTGCTGTGTCAGACAGGGTCGGTCTCAGGCACTTTAGCTACCGCTTGCTTTTGCAACCCCTCCCTGGCTCTTGTTTCTTCTGTACCTCATGTTTACTAGGGTGTCCCTTTGTGTTAGATGAACATCTTAGAGAAGACAAGGGCTGTGGGCAATTCCCAGAGCTAGCCAGCTTCAGTACCGCCCTTGCCCCGAACCACTCCCACTTTGTTGGCCACGCCTTCAACACAGCCTTGCCCCGCCTCACCCTGACGGCTTTTTGGGCAGCCTCACTGCTTCCAGCCACCACCGTGCGAGGTCCTCCCATGCCACAGAGGCCGCGCAGATGCGAGGCGCCAGAGACCGGTACCGTAGAGACAGCGAAGTCCTAGGAGAGCAGGTGGATTTAGGGGTGCGTAAGGAGCACAGGTCAAGCCCTCTGGCACATTGGCGGCACTCCCTCCCCAAGCTTCTCTGGTTCCTCACCCGGAACGTGTCTGCCACGATCTCAGCTCCTCGATGATTGGTCCACTTGGAGAGGCCTACGAAAAACTCCCGGCCTGAACCCCGGGAGGATACGAAGGTTTGAAGGCCAGAGTGAGTTTGGAATCAAGACTTGAGATCGCCTAGCCTCCCAAACTCTGTTTCCCTGGGCCAAGCCCCCATAGGTGTAGCCTCACCGGTGAAGAGGACGTCGGTGCCGTCCAGCGTAGCGTTCTCATCCCCCATCTCCACAATTCTGAGCCCCAAGTCCTGGAGAGCTTTGCGGACTCCATCAACCTTGGAGAAGAAAGAGTCAGCAGAGACATCCTCACTCCCTATTTCCTACCAACCCCAGAGCCTCCTCCCCTCGACCTTCCTCCACCCTACCCCGGGCAATCCTGTCCTCCAACAACAACGGTACCCTGGCCCTCACCTCAGGCCTACGCGCTGGGCTCCAGGGCCTTGTGATTAGAGCCGTGTCTCCTTGGATCACAGCCGTGTCACCAAGCAGTGGTCCCAGCGGCAGTGATTCCTCAGGAGGCAGTTCAAGAAGCTGCAGACCTAGTCGTTGCCTCAGTTTACCTCCTAGTACTCCATGCTCCCTTTGAGCTTTAGCCAGATCCAGAGCCGGAAGACCAGCGCCAGCACCTTCCCCGGATGCCAAGCTCTCGGGGACACCCCGGATCAGGGCATGGGAACAGCGACCCAGCCCCTCCCCCGGCGTCCCCATCACATCCACACAGAAGCCCTTTCCAGCCAAGccgttttgtttttttctctttacttcacttgtctaagagaagaaacagaaaggggcGGGGGCAAAAGAGAAAGACATGcaaagaagagaaggggggagTGTTAAAAGCTCCTAGGTCTTCCTCCTGCCATCTCCCGGGGCCCCTCCcactctgccccaccccctccaaaCCTTCTGGCACCGTGGACCCCGCTCAGCCTCCTTTCACCGGGGATCTGCGTTAAGAGGCGCCCAAGGGAACAAGACTTGGGTCCTTAATCTCCCAAACACCTGTTGCCCCTGCTCGGGGCTCCGCTAGGTCCCTTCCCCGCGCCCCTCCTGGCAGCCGCTAGGATGCGCTCACTCCCCAAAAATGCGGCGGCCCCGCCCCCTTAACCCTCAGCTGCTCGCAGCAGGAGGGACCCAAAGTCCTGCCAGGGACCCGCAGAGGTTACGGGACTGGAAAAGAAAGCTGGATGGTGAATCAGGATCTGGGGTGTGAAGCCTCGAACGCTCGCCGGAGAAAGGGGCACGGGCGCAAACCGGAGGAACTAGAGTCTAAGGAGTTAAGCATCCTCTCTCTCCACCCCGGGTCGTCACGCTGCCCTTCGAGCGACCCAGTACAAACCAGACTTAGTCCCGGAGGACTGGGAGAGGTCTTAAACGAAATCTGGAGGGCGGGGAAACGGGGGAGGGGCGCGGCGTGGAACCACTCCAGGCTTCAGAACTCTGTAACGTACCCCTTGTCCGTCTTCTACTAAAGTCTACCCCGCCCAGCTCTTCGCCCAAGTGCAGGTGATTCGCACACTCCGTCCGGTGCAAGCTCATATGCAGCACCCCCAAACTCCAGCCTCCCTCTACCGTTCGGGAGACAGCCCCCTCTCCAGACTCACCAGCGGCCACCTCCACTCCTGCAGCCTTGTGATTTCGGCCTTGGCCCCACCCCCAGAGGAGAGAGTTGATGAAGATGGGAGCTTGAGTCTTCAAGCAGGAGAGACCGATAGCTCGGGCTTTTGAGGGGTTCCCAGGGTAGGCGAGCTCACGTACGGCGATGGGGCGGGGGCGCGATGGTCTGGCGGCTCCGGGGCATTGTCTAAGCGGGACGGGGCGGGACCTCTTAAGGCCACGCCCATTCCGCCCTGCTAGGCCGCGCCCACTCCTCCAGGGCTGAGTGCCCCCCTTCCCTGAACTCAGGCACCGCCTCAAGAGCGCTGCCCAGGCCCACCCAGATCCCACTGGCCCTGGCTGTGGGGCTGCAAACGCGACGAGGATCACGAAACAACCCTCTAACGGACAGATGCAAAACATGGCAGACCCTGTACAAACAGTCCCCTCCTTAATTCCCCGGCAGCTGCACTGAGCTTAAGATCACTGACCCTTCCCTTCATTTGTAGCCCAGCACTCTTTAAGCCGTCTTTGTGTAAACACAACACTAGatttttccattctgtattttATTACTGAAATACGTTGTCTTACCCAACCCacccaaaaataaaaatcttaccCTTGTCCTCTAATCTTTCCCTTATCCCCAGTCCCATCCCCGGCCCTGCACAAGTGCCCCGGATTTCCTGCCCATTGGCTATATCGGAGTGTGTCCATTATGTAGCAACGTGGAAGCCTCTGTGGAGAGCACAGAGTGGGTGAAGGACCCTTAAAAAGGTGCTCATTTGAGAGCCCTGGCCACTTGCTCATAGGCCAGCTCTATCTCTTCATCGTCAGGACAGGTGGAGGCGAATTCTTCCCGAGCGTAAGCGTTGCTCAAGTACCGATGCACTCCACGGAACGCCTCCGGGATGGTGAATCCTCTGTACTTTTTGCACACCACCTGAAGGTTGGAGAGAGGTCAGCGTGTTAGCCCCAGGGAAGACATGCTTGCTTTGCTTGGAGCTACTgaactttttcttcctttacctgGTCTTTACAGGTCTGTCAGGTAAAACTGAGCCCTGTCCAGGCTGCCGGACTATTCTGCCTCCACTTTTACAGACTTTTTGCTGccattgttttgagacagggtctctctatgtaacccATGCTGGATGATCTCTGGAACCTTTTCCCTGAGAACTggtattacaggcatgcacccTGTGCctagagtctttaaaaaaaattgtccttctaggggttggggatttagctcagtggtagagcgcttacctaggaagcgcaaggccctgggttcggtccccagctccaaaaaaaagaaccaaaaaaaaaaaattgtccttctagatgttatttatttaggctttttaaaaaaagatttattgggttggggatatagctcagtggtagagcacttgcctagcaagctcaaggccctgggtttggtcctcactcaaaaaaaaaaaaaaaaaagatttattatatataagcacactgtcgctgctttcagacacaccaaaagagggcatcagatcccattacagatggttgtgagccaccatgtgattgctgggatttgaactcaggacctctggaagagaagtcagtgctcttaaccactgaatcatctctccagccctatttaagtttttcaagggttggggatttagctcagtggtagagcgcttgcctagcaagctcaaggccctgagttcggtccccagttcaaaaaaaaaaaaggaaaaaaaaaggaaaaaaaaaagtttttcaagacagggtttctctgtgtactccggttgacctggaacttgctctgtagactaggtttCAAACTCTGTGATCCACCCATCtctacatcccaagtgctgggatttaagtgCATGTAGCCATGCACTTGCTggctacatttatttttattttatgtggatgggtgttttgtctatttGTATGACTGTGCACtaggacatcagatcctctggtATGAGTTACATATGgctgttagctgccatgtgggtgctgggaactgaacctgggtcctcaagaagagcagttagcggggttggggatttagctcagaggtagagtgcttgcctagcaagcgcaaagccctgggtttggtccccagctccgaaaaaaataaaaaaaaaataaaaaaaaataaaaaagagcagtTAGCAAcattaaccactaagccatctctccagcctatctGGCGACTTCTTACTGATTCTTTCCCCTCCATCCCTGATCCTCATTCCCGCctcccctgagacagggtttctctgtgtaaacctggctgtcctagaactcacctgGTCGCTAAAACTaaatagaaagaccctgtctcgagaaactaaaatacagaagagaaatggactgagaaatggctcagtggtgaaaagCACCCTCTGCAAACTCTTGCAGATGTTTG includes:
- the Mpig6b gene encoding megakaryocyte and platelet inhibitory receptor G6b isoform X1, with amino-acid sequence MALVLQLLPLLLSKVQGNPEVSLEGNPGDRVNLSCIGVSDPTRWAWAPSFPACKGLSKGRRPILWASSSGTPTVLQHFSGRLRSLDTGIKRLELLLSAGDSGTFFCKGRQENESRTVIQVLGDKAGCRPSGSTHGSEYSKVLIPLLGFGLVLGLGALGLVWWRRRTSTMLIWTTLSSGGTAGCLLWFLAMLPPSMRL
- the Mpig6b gene encoding megakaryocyte and platelet inhibitory receptor G6b precursor, giving the protein MALVLQLLPLLLSKVQGNPEVSLEGNPGDRVNLSCIGVSDPTRWAWAPSFPACKGLSKGRRPILWASSSGTPTVLQHFSGRLRSLDTGIKRLELLLSAGDSGTFFCKGRQENESRTVIQVLGDKAGCRPSGSTHGSEYSKVLIPLLGFGLVLGLGALGLVWWRRRRSPPPPPPPPPPPGPLPTIAPVINAEPQRPLEQDSKISGHLDQEPNLHYADLDHSVLRRHRRMSALVPGDASTVYAVVV
- the Ddah2 gene encoding putative hydrolase DDAH2 isoform X2, yielding MGTPGEGLGRCSHALIRGVPESLASGEGAGAGLPALDLAKAQREHGVLGGKLRQRLGLQLLELPPEESLPLGPLLGDTAVIQGDTALITRPWSPARRPEVDGVRKALQDLGLRIVEMGDENATLDGTDVLFTGREFFVGLSKWTNHRGAEIVADTFRDFAVSTVPVSGASHLRGLCGMGGPRTVVAGSSEAAQKAVRMTQRVTVSFCVLGCLVPHLSFCTAEVGTCPTARRLCKSSLTSPWYLCPARNWRRLELASAPSAWCSAHAPTAEGWVWGSN
- the Ddah2 gene encoding putative hydrolase DDAH2, translated to MGTPGEGLGRCSHALIRGVPESLASGEGAGAGLPALDLAKAQREHGVLGGKLRQRLGLQLLELPPEESLPLGPLLGDTAVIQGDTALITRPWSPARRPEVDGVRKALQDLGLRIVEMGDENATLDGTDVLFTGREFFVGLSKWTNHRGAEIVADTFRDFAVSTVPVSGASHLRGLCGMGGPRTVVAGSSEAAQKAVRAMAALTDHPYASLTLPDDAASDCLFLRPGLPGTTPFLLHRGGGDLPNSQEALQKLSDVTLVPVSCSELEKVGAGLSSLCLVLSTRPHC
- the Ddah2 gene encoding putative hydrolase DDAH2 isoform X1 — translated: MGTPGEGLGRCSHALIRGVPESLASGEGAGAGLPALDLAKAQREHGVLGGKLRQRLGLQLLELPPEESLPLGPLLGDTAVIQGDTALITRPWSPARRPEVDGVRKALQDLGLRIVEMGDENATLDGTDVLFTGREFFVGLSKWTNHRGAEIVADTFRDFAVSTVPVSGASHLRGLCGMGGPRTVVAGSSEAAQKAVRAMAALTDHPYASLTLPDDAASDCLFLRPGLPGTTPFLLHRGGGDLPNSQEVREGKTAPPTREISLYFPVGERSGPFFRSLGGTPSTWLEGAWL